A stretch of the Sinorhizobium alkalisoli genome encodes the following:
- a CDS encoding acylphosphatase codes for MAEDRKAALVRITGRVQGVCFRAWTRNEAQMLGLCGWVRNERDGSVTALIAGPTAAVDTMLHRLWEGPPGASVSTVASEDASSIHAPAGFQITH; via the coding sequence ATGGCGGAGGATCGCAAGGCGGCTCTGGTGCGGATCACCGGACGGGTGCAGGGCGTGTGCTTTCGCGCCTGGACGCGCAACGAAGCTCAAATGCTTGGTCTTTGCGGCTGGGTCCGCAACGAGCGGGACGGATCCGTCACGGCCCTGATTGCCGGACCAACGGCCGCCGTCGACACGATGCTGCATCGGTTGTGGGAGGGACCGCCGGGCGCATCGGTCTCGACCGTCGCGAGTGAAGACGCGTCGTCGATCCACGCGCCAGCCGGATTCCAGATCACCCATTAA
- a CDS encoding RNA polymerase sigma factor: MPIAEPQEHRPSPEYLETLRSIMQTHNRRLYRIARSIVRNDSDAEDVLQEAYVRAFSHIAAFRGASALSTWLARIVINEALGRLRKRRRQKRLADDLSHQAEIIAFPLAATNDPEKTMAQRQILDLVEKATDHLPDIYRTVFVLRVIEGLGNEETANLLGLRAETVRSRLHRGRRLLMEQLQRQIGPVLLDAFPFAGMRCERLTEAVLARLTQQFPR; this comes from the coding sequence ATGCCCATCGCCGAACCTCAGGAACACCGTCCGTCGCCGGAATATCTCGAAACCTTGCGCTCAATCATGCAGACGCATAACCGCAGGCTCTATCGCATCGCCAGGAGCATCGTGCGGAATGACAGCGATGCGGAAGACGTGTTACAGGAGGCCTATGTCCGCGCCTTCTCCCACATCGCGGCATTCCGCGGCGCCTCCGCCCTCTCGACATGGCTCGCCCGCATCGTCATCAACGAGGCGCTCGGACGCCTGCGTAAAAGGCGGCGCCAGAAAAGGCTGGCCGACGACCTATCGCACCAGGCGGAGATCATCGCCTTCCCGCTTGCAGCCACCAACGATCCGGAAAAGACGATGGCCCAACGACAGATCCTCGACCTCGTCGAAAAGGCGACCGATCATCTCCCGGACATCTATCGGACCGTCTTCGTCCTCAGAGTCATCGAGGGCCTTGGAAACGAGGAAACCGCCAACCTGCTGGGCCTGCGCGCCGAAACCGTCCGCTCGAGACTGCATCGGGGGCGCCGACTTCTGATGGAGCAGTTGCAGCGGCAGATCGGTCCTGTCCTGCTCGACGCCTTTCCCTTTGCCGGCATGCGCTGTGAGCGCCTCACGGAAGCCGTTCTGGCTCGCCTCACCCAGCAATTCCCCAGATAA
- a CDS encoding DUF4142 domain-containing protein, translated as MTIRLTTAAAAIALLIGATGALGAGKPTDPQIAHIAYTAGVLDVEAAKQAIAMSKNESVIEFAKGMVRDHEAVNTQALDLVKKLNLTPDDNDTSKALSRAAEMKREELAKLSGADFDRAYIDNEIAYHKQVNEALETQLIPSAENAELKSLLETGLKLFQGHEQHAEHVATELK; from the coding sequence ATGACCATCAGACTGACGACCGCGGCGGCTGCAATCGCTCTGCTGATCGGCGCCACCGGCGCCCTCGGCGCCGGCAAGCCGACGGATCCGCAAATCGCGCACATCGCCTATACCGCCGGCGTGCTCGATGTCGAAGCAGCAAAGCAGGCCATTGCCATGTCGAAGAACGAGAGCGTGATCGAATTCGCCAAGGGCATGGTCCGCGACCACGAGGCCGTAAACACGCAGGCGCTCGATCTGGTGAAAAAGCTGAACCTGACGCCTGATGACAACGACACCAGCAAGGCGCTGTCGCGGGCGGCCGAAATGAAGCGCGAGGAACTGGCGAAGCTTTCAGGCGCGGATTTCGACAGGGCCTATATCGACAACGAGATCGCTTATCACAAGCAGGTCAACGAGGCACTGGAAACGCAACTGATCCCGTCCGCTGAAAATGCCGAACTCAAATCCCTGCTCGAGACAGGGCTGAAGCTGTTTCAGGGTCATGAGCAGCACGCCGAACATGTAGCGACCGAATTGAAGTGA
- a CDS encoding cupredoxin domain-containing protein codes for MTRTPFAFFLFFLGAVTVAAAMQPKTIQVAIERLAFSPARIDAKVGDTIEWINEDGLDHTATLKGGSEILISAHKTGHLRLQNPGSFDYICRFHPNMKGRIIVRP; via the coding sequence ATGACCCGAACACCATTCGCGTTTTTTCTGTTTTTTCTAGGGGCCGTGACCGTGGCAGCCGCCATGCAGCCAAAGACCATCCAGGTGGCCATTGAACGGCTCGCCTTCTCGCCTGCGAGAATCGACGCGAAAGTCGGTGATACGATCGAGTGGATCAACGAGGACGGGCTTGACCACACGGCAACTTTGAAAGGGGGCAGCGAAATCCTTATCTCCGCGCACAAGACGGGTCACCTTCGGCTGCAAAACCCCGGCAGCTTCGACTACATCTGCCGGTTCCATCCGAACATGAAGGGGCGCATCATCGTGCGCCCCTGA
- a CDS encoding amino acid ABC transporter ATP-binding protein — translation MSLIEITDVRKSFGPNEVLKGINLDVEPGEVIAIIGRSGSGKSTLLRCINGLETISQGSITVAGAQLIDDEVHLKALRLKVGMIFQQFNLFPHLTVGGNVMLSQMVVRKTPKAEAETMAHKMLERVGLEQKFDAYPDELSGGQQQRVAIARALAMQPIALLCDEITSALDPELVAEVLAVVRELAAEGMTLLMVTHEMRFARDVCSRVVFMHHGRVHEIGPPDEVFANPQTPELKQFLGVH, via the coding sequence ATGTCGCTCATCGAAATCACTGACGTCCGCAAGAGCTTTGGTCCGAACGAGGTGCTAAAAGGCATCAATCTCGATGTCGAGCCGGGCGAGGTGATCGCCATCATCGGCAGGAGCGGCTCCGGCAAGTCGACGCTCCTACGCTGCATCAACGGGCTGGAGACGATCAGCCAGGGCTCGATCACCGTTGCGGGTGCGCAGCTGATCGACGACGAGGTGCACCTGAAGGCGCTGAGATTGAAGGTCGGCATGATCTTCCAGCAGTTCAATCTCTTCCCGCACCTGACCGTCGGCGGCAACGTCATGTTGTCGCAAATGGTCGTCAGGAAGACGCCGAAGGCGGAGGCCGAGACGATGGCGCACAAGATGCTGGAGCGGGTCGGACTCGAACAGAAGTTCGACGCCTATCCGGACGAGCTCTCCGGTGGCCAGCAGCAGCGCGTGGCGATCGCCCGCGCGCTCGCGATGCAGCCGATCGCGTTGCTCTGCGACGAGATCACCTCGGCTCTCGATCCGGAACTGGTGGCCGAAGTGCTCGCGGTCGTGCGCGAACTCGCCGCCGAGGGCATGACGCTCCTGATGGTGACGCACGAGATGAGATTCGCCCGCGACGTCTGCTCGCGCGTCGTCTTCATGCATCACGGCCGCGTGCATGAGATCGGCCCGCCGGACGAGGTTTTCGCCAATCCGCAGACGCCGGAGCTGAAGCAGTTCCTCGGCGTGCACTGA
- a CDS encoding amino acid ABC transporter permease, giving the protein MIEFTIWDILRNLLLATRWTVVLSLVSFAGGGVVGLVLLFLRISKRKWARGFAKYYIELFQGTPLLMQLFIAFFGLGLFGIDVPAWLAAGLALILWSAAFLGEIWRGCVEAIAKGQWEASASLGMGRLQQMRYVILPQAMRIAVPPTVGFSVQVIKGTALTSIIGFVELSKAGTVVTNATFQPFTVYGLVALIYFALCWPLSKSSQILERKLNVAHRNH; this is encoded by the coding sequence ATGATCGAGTTCACCATCTGGGACATCCTGCGCAACCTGCTGCTCGCCACCCGCTGGACAGTTGTGCTGTCGCTCGTCTCCTTCGCCGGCGGCGGTGTGGTCGGGCTCGTCCTGCTTTTCCTGCGGATCAGCAAACGGAAATGGGCACGGGGTTTCGCCAAATATTATATCGAGCTCTTCCAGGGCACGCCGCTCCTGATGCAGCTTTTCATCGCCTTCTTCGGCCTCGGCCTCTTCGGCATCGACGTGCCGGCCTGGCTGGCGGCGGGTCTGGCGCTCATCCTCTGGAGCGCCGCCTTCCTGGGCGAGATTTGGCGCGGTTGCGTCGAGGCGATCGCCAAGGGGCAATGGGAGGCGTCCGCCAGCCTCGGCATGGGCCGGCTGCAGCAGATGCGTTACGTCATCCTGCCGCAGGCGATGCGGATCGCGGTGCCGCCGACCGTCGGTTTTTCCGTGCAGGTGATCAAGGGCACGGCGCTCACCTCGATCATCGGTTTCGTCGAACTGTCCAAGGCCGGTACCGTCGTCACCAATGCCACTTTCCAACCGTTCACCGTCTACGGCCTCGTCGCCCTCATCTATTTCGCGCTCTGCTGGCCCCTCTCGAAGAGCAGCCAGATCCTCGAAAGGAAGCTCAATGTCGCTCATCGAAATCACTGA
- a CDS encoding amino acid ABC transporter permease, producing MNYQFEFGWLFQYYPQIVKGIAITIELIAVGAVAGILLGIVCAWVRALGPAWLKPVVAGYVELIRNTPFLIQLFFIFFGLPSLGLQLNELQAANLAMVVNLGAYSSEIIRAGIQATPRGQFEAGASLAMSPFETFRHVVLVPSLERIWPALSSQVVIVMLGSAVVSQIAAEDLTFAANFIQSRTFRAFEAYIVSTAVYLVLAILLRQVLTMVGWVIFPRRAAR from the coding sequence TTGAATTACCAATTCGAATTCGGCTGGCTCTTTCAATACTACCCGCAGATCGTCAAGGGCATTGCAATCACGATCGAGCTGATCGCCGTCGGCGCGGTGGCGGGCATCCTGCTCGGCATCGTCTGCGCCTGGGTGCGGGCACTCGGGCCGGCCTGGCTGAAGCCCGTTGTTGCGGGCTATGTCGAACTCATCCGCAACACGCCCTTCCTTATCCAGCTCTTCTTTATCTTCTTCGGCCTGCCGTCGCTCGGCCTCCAGCTCAACGAGCTCCAGGCGGCCAACCTTGCCATGGTCGTCAATCTCGGCGCCTATAGCTCGGAAATCATCCGAGCCGGCATCCAGGCGACGCCGAGGGGCCAGTTCGAGGCGGGCGCAAGCCTCGCCATGAGCCCCTTCGAGACTTTCCGCCACGTGGTTCTCGTTCCGTCGCTTGAGCGGATCTGGCCGGCGCTTTCCTCGCAGGTCGTCATTGTCATGCTGGGCTCCGCCGTCGTCTCGCAGATCGCCGCCGAGGACCTGACCTTTGCCGCCAACTTCATCCAGTCGCGAACCTTCCGCGCCTTCGAGGCCTATATCGTCTCGACCGCCGTCTACCTCGTTCTGGCGATCCTGCTCCGCCAGGTGCTGACAATGGTCGGCTGGGTCATCTTTCCAAGGAGGGCGGCGCGATGA
- a CDS encoding transporter substrate-binding domain-containing protein, producing MLSRRLFVAVAAIATMIGFGSVAKADALGDIEARGTLRVAVPQDFPPFGSVGTDMAPVGYDIDMANLIADKLGVKVELVPVTSANRIPYLQTNKVDLVISSLGKNPDREKVIDFSTAYAPFYNGVFAPADVAVTKAEELAGKTVGVTRGAVEDLELTQVVPADTVIKRYEDNNGTISAFLSGQVEAVATGNVVAAAILAKNPPKRPELKFLIKNSPCYIGLSKEQPALLEKVNGIIAAAKADGSLNAIAQKWLGTDLPADL from the coding sequence ATGCTTTCCAGAAGACTCTTCGTCGCCGTGGCGGCGATCGCCACCATGATCGGCTTTGGCTCCGTCGCCAAGGCCGATGCGCTCGGCGACATCGAGGCGCGCGGCACGTTGCGCGTGGCCGTACCGCAGGATTTTCCGCCCTTCGGCAGCGTCGGCACCGACATGGCGCCGGTCGGCTATGACATCGACATGGCGAACCTGATCGCCGACAAGCTTGGCGTGAAGGTCGAGCTCGTCCCGGTCACCAGCGCCAACCGAATTCCCTACCTGCAGACGAACAAGGTCGACCTCGTCATCTCGAGCCTCGGCAAGAACCCCGACCGTGAGAAGGTGATCGACTTCTCCACCGCCTACGCGCCGTTCTATAACGGCGTCTTCGCGCCGGCGGACGTCGCCGTCACCAAGGCGGAGGAACTCGCCGGAAAGACAGTCGGCGTCACCCGCGGCGCCGTCGAGGATCTGGAACTGACGCAGGTCGTGCCGGCCGACACCGTCATCAAGCGTTACGAGGATAATAACGGCACGATTTCGGCCTTCCTCTCGGGACAGGTCGAGGCGGTCGCCACGGGTAATGTCGTCGCCGCGGCGATCCTTGCCAAGAATCCGCCGAAGCGGCCGGAGCTCAAGTTCCTGATCAAGAACTCGCCCTGCTATATCGGACTTTCCAAGGAACAGCCGGCGCTGCTCGAGAAGGTCAACGGCATCATCGCCGCCGCCAAGGCGGACGGCAGCCTGAACGCCATCGCCCAGAAATGGCTCGGCACGGATCTGCCTGCCGATCTCTAA
- a CDS encoding GntR family transcriptional regulator — translation MQDLSPQQNVQASIDEAILSGILSARIRPGTRLSENEVASLFNVSRTRVREAMMRLEQRGIVKVSPRRGWFVVEPSAEEAITVYAARRVVEAGLLSSMNHLSESGRETLHAHLAEEKAAIAAHDRQRLTCLMGDFHIRIAELSGNPILVEILRDLTARTILISLIYQSDFHAMQSHLGHCRIVAAIEEGDFQKAAALAVEHLDEVETGLDLSRRPDPLADLRRSLSLPPQVPASSNASHKTKP, via the coding sequence ATGCAAGATTTGTCGCCACAGCAGAATGTCCAGGCAAGCATAGACGAGGCCATCCTTTCCGGGATCCTCTCGGCGCGCATCCGTCCCGGCACGCGGCTGAGCGAGAACGAGGTCGCGAGCCTCTTCAATGTTTCCCGCACGAGGGTACGCGAGGCGATGATGCGGCTCGAGCAGCGCGGCATCGTCAAGGTCAGCCCGCGGCGCGGCTGGTTCGTTGTGGAGCCCTCCGCCGAGGAGGCGATTACCGTCTATGCAGCGCGCCGGGTGGTCGAGGCGGGGCTGCTCAGCAGCATGAACCATCTCTCGGAGAGCGGCCGTGAAACGCTTCATGCGCATCTGGCCGAGGAAAAGGCGGCGATCGCCGCGCACGACCGCCAGAGGCTCACCTGCCTCATGGGCGATTTCCACATCCGCATCGCCGAACTCTCCGGCAATCCGATTCTCGTCGAGATCCTCCGCGATCTCACCGCGCGCACGATCCTGATCTCGCTCATCTACCAGTCCGACTTCCATGCCATGCAATCGCATCTCGGCCATTGCCGCATCGTCGCGGCGATTGAGGAGGGCGATTTCCAGAAGGCGGCGGCGCTTGCCGTCGAGCATCTGGACGAAGTGGAGACGGGGCTGGACCTGTCGCGGCGCCCCGACCCGCTCGCCGATCTGAGGCGCTCGCTGTCGCTGCCGCCGCAGGTGCCCGCATCTTCAAATGCATCCCACAAAACCAAACCATGA
- a CDS encoding DNA translocase FtsK — MRIPRTNFSTAALHEADQADEFGHPRLEMPGHTHTQSETPAAHDHLFEAPEAPRRVGRREADDAGYVNRAARLYGHGSAYAPAQVTALTRDPLPTLADITGQSEGPSWESHFFLSPNVRFTRTPEREFMKRRAPAVEEEEAEESAVVENPPEDQAVPLAANDLPEVRAAEPAPAGVAPPVAPEADAPAHSPSELLRVLMRQLPHWSHMQSADAPRAPRAIPETLSAEGIPTVAKAEEPQFAQPQAAAEAAVDETVLGFTPMLKAGAELAHLSDHAFFEFIPLEMPATGTSRVSVGPAEATVETPKQSHAPKQTQVSAAAVIPAKFPAMPQTAPAAPAEELPAAITSLFRIVECRRPATVDHLEQTEAADVVPVAAQTAAPAEPDETPVVKEEETQPAATKAAVTMPAVVERAAAPLQPVVRSTRLSGADSYEFPSAELLQEPPQGQGFFMTQEQLEQNAGLLESVLEDFGVKGEIIHVRPGPVVTLYEFEPAPGVKSSRVINLADDIARSMSALSARVAVVPGRNVIGIELPNATRETVYFRELIESVDFRKTGCKLALCLGKTIGGEPVIAELAKMPHLLVAGTTGSGKSVAINTMILSLLYRLKPEECRLIMVDPKMLELSVYDGIPHLLTPVVTDPKKAVMALKWAVREMEDRYRKMSRLGVRNIDGYNQRAAAAREKGEPIMTTVQTGFEKGTGEPLFEQQEMDLAPMPYIVVIVDEMADLMMVAGKEIEGAIQRLAQMARAAGIHLIMATQRPSVDVITGTIKANFPTRISFQVTSKIDSRTILGEQGAEQLLGQGDMLHMAGGGRIARVHGPFVSDREVEHVVAHLKTQGRPEYLETVTADEEEEEEEDQGAVFDKSAIAAEDGNELYEQAVKVVLRDKKCSTSYIQRRLGIGYNRAASLVERMEKEGLVGAANHVGKREIIYGNRDNGAGDDMD, encoded by the coding sequence ATGCGTATACCCCGGACAAACTTCTCGACGGCAGCTTTGCATGAGGCAGATCAGGCGGATGAATTCGGACATCCGCGTCTGGAGATGCCGGGACACACACACACCCAGTCGGAAACGCCCGCCGCTCACGATCACCTGTTCGAGGCACCGGAAGCGCCGCGCCGAGTTGGCCGCCGCGAGGCCGACGATGCGGGCTATGTAAACCGGGCGGCACGGCTCTATGGTCATGGCTCCGCCTATGCGCCAGCGCAGGTGACGGCGCTGACGCGCGACCCGCTGCCGACGCTTGCCGACATTACCGGCCAATCGGAGGGGCCGAGTTGGGAAAGCCATTTCTTCCTCTCGCCGAATGTCCGCTTCACTCGCACGCCGGAGCGCGAATTCATGAAACGCCGGGCACCCGCGGTCGAGGAAGAAGAGGCCGAGGAGAGCGCGGTCGTAGAAAACCCGCCCGAAGACCAGGCAGTGCCGCTCGCGGCCAATGATCTCCCGGAAGTGCGAGCGGCGGAACCCGCCCCGGCCGGCGTCGCGCCGCCCGTCGCACCCGAAGCGGACGCGCCGGCTCATAGCCCGTCGGAGCTCTTGCGCGTGCTGATGCGGCAGTTGCCGCACTGGTCGCACATGCAGTCCGCGGATGCCCCGCGGGCCCCGCGGGCCATCCCGGAAACCCTCTCCGCGGAGGGGATACCAACCGTCGCCAAGGCCGAGGAGCCGCAATTCGCGCAGCCTCAAGCAGCGGCAGAGGCCGCCGTCGACGAGACCGTTCTCGGTTTCACCCCCATGCTCAAGGCCGGCGCCGAGCTTGCGCACCTCTCCGATCATGCGTTCTTCGAATTCATACCGCTGGAGATGCCTGCGACCGGCACCTCCCGGGTTTCCGTCGGTCCGGCGGAAGCAACGGTGGAGACCCCGAAGCAGAGCCATGCCCCGAAGCAGACGCAAGTCTCGGCGGCGGCCGTGATCCCTGCCAAATTTCCGGCGATGCCGCAGACCGCGCCCGCCGCGCCGGCGGAAGAACTGCCGGCAGCGATCACCTCGCTTTTCCGCATCGTCGAATGCCGGCGACCGGCGACGGTCGATCATCTGGAACAGACGGAAGCGGCCGATGTCGTGCCGGTGGCCGCGCAGACCGCGGCACCGGCTGAGCCCGATGAGACGCCGGTGGTCAAGGAAGAGGAGACGCAGCCTGCTGCGACAAAGGCCGCCGTAACCATGCCGGCCGTCGTCGAACGGGCGGCCGCGCCGCTCCAGCCGGTCGTTCGAAGCACCCGGCTCTCGGGCGCCGATTCCTACGAATTTCCGTCCGCGGAATTGCTGCAGGAGCCGCCGCAGGGCCAGGGCTTCTTCATGACGCAGGAGCAGCTCGAGCAGAATGCAGGGCTTCTCGAAAGCGTGCTCGAGGATTTCGGCGTCAAGGGCGAGATCATCCATGTGCGCCCCGGTCCGGTGGTGACGCTTTATGAATTCGAGCCGGCGCCCGGCGTCAAATCCTCGCGCGTCATCAACCTTGCAGATGACATTGCGCGTTCGATGTCGGCGCTCTCGGCGCGCGTCGCGGTCGTGCCCGGCCGTAACGTCATCGGCATCGAGCTGCCGAATGCGACGCGTGAAACCGTCTATTTCCGCGAACTGATCGAATCCGTCGATTTCCGCAAGACCGGTTGCAAGCTTGCGCTCTGCCTCGGCAAGACGATCGGCGGCGAACCGGTAATCGCCGAACTCGCGAAGATGCCGCACCTGCTCGTCGCCGGCACCACCGGTTCGGGCAAGTCGGTGGCGATCAACACCATGATCCTGTCGCTGCTCTACCGGCTGAAGCCGGAGGAATGCCGGCTGATCATGGTCGATCCGAAGATGCTCGAACTCTCCGTCTATGACGGCATCCCGCACCTGCTGACGCCGGTCGTGACCGATCCGAAGAAGGCGGTGATGGCGCTCAAATGGGCGGTGCGCGAGATGGAGGACCGCTATCGCAAGATGTCGCGCCTCGGCGTCCGCAATATCGACGGCTACAACCAGCGGGCCGCGGCCGCCCGCGAAAAGGGCGAGCCGATCATGACCACGGTCCAGACCGGTTTCGAGAAGGGGACCGGCGAGCCGCTCTTCGAGCAGCAGGAGATGGATCTGGCGCCGATGCCCTATATCGTCGTCATCGTCGACGAGATGGCTGACCTCATGATGGTCGCCGGCAAGGAGATCGAAGGCGCCATCCAGCGCCTCGCCCAGATGGCGCGCGCCGCCGGCATCCACCTGATCATGGCGACTCAGCGTCCTTCGGTCGACGTCATCACCGGCACGATCAAGGCGAACTTCCCGACCCGCATCTCCTTCCAGGTCACTTCCAAGATCGACAGCCGCACCATCCTCGGCGAACAGGGCGCCGAACAGCTTCTCGGCCAGGGCGACATGCTGCACATGGCTGGCGGCGGCCGCATCGCCCGCGTTCACGGCCCCTTCGTCTCCGACCGCGAGGTCGAGCACGTCGTGGCACATCTGAAGACCCAGGGCCGTCCCGAATATCTGGAAACGGTCACGGCGGACGAGGAGGAGGAAGAGGAGGAGGACCAGGGCGCGGTCTTCGACAAGAGCGCGATCGCTGCGGAAGACGGCAACGAATTGTACGAGCAGGCGGTGAAGGTGGTGTTGCGCGACAAGAAGTGCTCCACTTCCTATATCCAGCGCCGCCTCGGCATCGGCTACAACCGCGCCGCCTCGCTGGTCGAACGCATGGAAAAGGAAGGCCTGGTGGGTGCCGCCAACCATGTCGGCAAGCGCGAGATCATCTACGGCAACCGCGACAATGGGGCCGGCGACGATATGGATTGA
- a CDS encoding adenylate/guanylate cyclase domain-containing protein yields the protein MANESIRRRLAAILAADVVGYSRLMERDEKGTHTLLMGRWTEVLEPLVASHQGRVFKRTGDGVLVEFGSAVNAVECAAALQQAMASANRAASETPAIVLRVGVNLGDIMVHDSDLFGDGVNVAARIEALAAPGGVAISDGIHEYVHGRVGLDFIDGGNHDVKNIERPVHIWTWSPEGRAIDPVETEGKTTPQLPRKPSIAVLPFDNMSGDPEQGYFADGITEDIITDLSKVSGLFVIARNSSFAYKGKSPDIRKVSRELGVRYVLEGSVRRAADRIRINAQMIDGTTGGHLWAERYDRGLEDIFAVQDEVTRTIVEALRVKLTPSEEERRESRGKVDPEAYDLLVRSRRSTLQFNAQSSMDARSMLKRAITIDPGLAAAYAALSIVALTDFINQWNGATPDNLSQALELAQKAIETDETEPQGLHALSLALAWMRRLDEAERAAERELELDPNSATAYTALGSIRDFQGRHEDALALYTRANRLDPQFDLSLHFLGRALLSLERFDEAEIAFKRRLTLAPRSDMTRFYLACLYGRTGRHEEARRYWREVLEVNPNFSIDHLKRALPYQDPGLLDRLADGLRLAGVSI from the coding sequence ATGGCCAACGAGTCCATCAGACGCCGGCTTGCTGCCATTCTGGCGGCGGACGTAGTCGGCTACAGCCGGCTCATGGAGCGGGATGAAAAGGGCACCCATACGCTGCTCATGGGGCGGTGGACAGAGGTGCTGGAGCCGCTCGTCGCCAGCCATCAGGGTCGCGTCTTCAAGAGGACCGGAGACGGTGTGCTCGTCGAGTTCGGCAGCGCCGTCAATGCAGTCGAATGCGCCGCAGCACTTCAGCAGGCCATGGCGTCCGCAAACCGGGCGGCGTCGGAGACCCCCGCCATCGTCCTGCGCGTCGGCGTAAACCTCGGCGATATCATGGTCCACGACAGCGACCTTTTCGGCGACGGCGTCAATGTGGCTGCCCGCATAGAGGCGCTTGCCGCTCCCGGTGGTGTGGCGATTTCGGACGGTATTCATGAATACGTGCATGGTCGCGTCGGGCTCGATTTCATCGATGGCGGAAATCACGACGTCAAGAACATCGAGCGCCCGGTGCACATCTGGACGTGGTCGCCGGAAGGTCGCGCGATCGATCCGGTCGAAACCGAGGGCAAAACCACGCCGCAGCTGCCACGGAAGCCATCGATAGCCGTCCTGCCGTTCGACAACATGTCCGGCGATCCGGAGCAGGGCTATTTCGCCGATGGCATCACCGAGGACATCATCACCGATCTCTCGAAGGTATCCGGGCTCTTCGTGATCGCCCGGAACTCCTCTTTCGCCTACAAGGGCAAGTCTCCGGACATCCGCAAAGTGAGCCGGGAACTGGGTGTCCGCTATGTTCTCGAAGGCAGTGTGCGTCGGGCCGCCGACCGAATCCGCATCAACGCCCAGATGATCGACGGGACGACCGGCGGCCATCTGTGGGCCGAACGCTACGATCGCGGACTTGAAGACATATTCGCAGTGCAGGACGAAGTGACCCGCACGATCGTCGAGGCGCTGCGGGTAAAGTTGACCCCGAGCGAAGAGGAGCGGCGCGAGAGCCGCGGCAAGGTCGATCCGGAAGCCTATGATCTGCTCGTTCGCTCCCGCCGGTCCACCCTGCAGTTCAACGCACAATCGTCCATGGACGCGCGCAGCATGCTGAAGCGCGCCATCACGATCGATCCGGGCCTGGCGGCGGCCTACGCCGCACTCTCGATCGTCGCCCTGACCGACTTCATTAATCAATGGAACGGCGCGACCCCCGACAATCTCTCGCAGGCCCTCGAACTGGCCCAAAAGGCAATCGAAACGGACGAAACCGAGCCGCAAGGCCTACACGCACTCTCGCTTGCCCTTGCCTGGATGCGACGTCTGGATGAGGCGGAGCGCGCTGCCGAGCGGGAGCTCGAGCTCGACCCAAATTCGGCCACCGCCTATACCGCACTGGGCAGCATAAGGGATTTCCAGGGGCGGCACGAAGACGCCCTGGCGCTGTATACGCGGGCCAACCGGCTCGATCCGCAATTCGATTTGTCGCTGCATTTTCTCGGGAGGGCTCTCTTGAGCCTCGAACGCTTTGACGAGGCCGAGATCGCCTTCAAGCGTCGACTGACGCTTGCGCCGCGATCGGACATGACGCGCTTTTATCTCGCCTGCCTTTATGGTCGCACTGGACGACACGAAGAAGCACGACGCTATTGGCGAGAGGTGCTGGAGGTCAACCCGAATTTTTCCATCGACCATCTCAAGCGCGCCCTGCCCTACCAGGATCCCGGCCTGCTCGATCGGCTGGCGGACGGCCTCCGGCTGGCCGGCGTCTCCATTTAA
- a CDS encoding DoxX family protein produces the protein MGNNLAVSSSLALLGRLLLSAIFVSSGVEKLVDPSGTVGYISAANLPLPWVAYAVALLVELGGSILLVLGYRTRLAALVLALFTLASALGFHMDFADQNQTIHFMKNIAITGGFLQVMAFGAGGFSLDARAGRA, from the coding sequence ATGGGTAACAATCTTGCAGTTTCAAGTTCCCTCGCGCTCCTGGGCCGACTGCTTCTCTCGGCTATATTCGTCTCTTCCGGCGTGGAAAAGCTGGTCGATCCCTCTGGTACAGTCGGTTATATAAGCGCGGCCAATCTGCCATTGCCGTGGGTCGCCTATGCGGTTGCCCTGCTGGTGGAACTCGGCGGCAGCATCCTTCTCGTCCTCGGTTACCGAACGAGGCTGGCGGCACTCGTCCTGGCACTCTTCACCCTCGCATCGGCACTCGGTTTTCATATGGACTTCGCGGACCAGAATCAGACGATTCATTTCATGAAAAACATCGCAATCACGGGCGGTTTCCTGCAGGTGATGGCATTCGGCGCTGGCGGCTTCAGTCTGGATGCACGAGCCGGGCGCGCCTGA